A part of Oculatellaceae cyanobacterium genomic DNA contains:
- a CDS encoding LemA family protein has translation MGLIIFLVTLLLIVGAIAINSYNSLIRLRNRYKNAYSQIDVQLQRRYDLIPNLVETAKGYMRHERETLEAVITARNLAMTANTRAARNPGEAQAMQQLEQAENTLTAALGRLMVVSESYPDLKADQTMTRLMEELTSTENRIAFARQAFNDAVTLYNNQREVFPSNLVANQFNFNPAELLEEVAPVVRQVPRVSF, from the coding sequence GTCGGTGCGATCGCCATCAACTCTTACAATAGCCTGATTAGACTTCGCAATCGCTACAAAAATGCTTACTCGCAAATTGATGTTCAACTTCAACGACGCTACGACTTAATTCCTAATTTGGTAGAAACTGCCAAAGGCTACATGAGACATGAGCGTGAAACCCTAGAAGCGGTAATTACCGCTCGTAACTTAGCAATGACTGCTAACACTCGTGCAGCACGAAATCCTGGTGAAGCACAGGCAATGCAGCAGTTAGAACAAGCAGAAAATACTCTTACTGCGGCTTTGGGACGACTAATGGTTGTTTCTGAAAGCTATCCAGATTTAAAAGCAGATCAGACTATGACACGGTTAATGGAAGAGTTAACATCTACTGAAAACCGGATTGCGTTTGCACGTCAGGCGTTTAATGATGCAGTGACACTTTATAACAATCAGCGCGAAGTATTTCCTAGTAATCTGGTTGCTAATCAATTTAATTTCAATCCAGCAGAACTATTGGAAGAGGTTGCACCCGTAGTCCGGCAAGTTCCAAGGGTATCTTTCTAG